In the genome of Leptospira ryugenii, the window GAAGTCTTCGATGCGAGGCAAACTAGAATTTATTTCATATTTTTTAACGCCTCTGTTACCAGAGGAAGAGGATTAAATCGCAGGCCAGAATGCGAATGAGTACTTTCCCTAAATGAGGAGATCGAGCTATCCCCATAAGGTTACGAGCAAAAAAAGACACACAGCCCCCAGGAAAAGCTTGGTTTCTCTGAGAAAAAGGTTTCAATCGTAAGGTGGATTCTCAGAGTATACTAGAAACAAGCGGTTAGTTTATCCTTTTGGTTCTCTTTCTGTTTGTGCTTTATCCTTGTTAGATTCGATGGCTGTAAAAAAAGAAAACACGATCAACATTTTCGATTTTGTAAATACGGTTCCGACCAAACTGTACAAAAAAGGGGAGATCATCGTTCGAGAAGGTGATGCCTCCAATGAAAAGATGTACTTCATTTTGAACGGTGTCTTGTCCGTAGGTATGGGAGCTCCCGACCAAGGAAATTTCCATGAAGTGAGAAAACTGAGCACCGGAGAGTTTTTCGGTGAAATCGCATTGATTTCCGCTCACCCGAGGTCCATGACAGTCTTTATCGAGTCAGACCGCGCCCAATTGGGTATTCTAGACAAACAAAACCTCATTAAAATAGCGACCACCAATCCCATGTTTGTGTATGCATTATTGCAAACATATGTAGAAAGGCTTTTAGAAGCCGAACAAAAGTTAAAAGATTTACTAGATGGGACTTAAAGAATCACTCGCAAAACTTTCCATGGTCACCCTGAAACGGGGTGAAGTTCTATTTAAAGAAGGAGTCCCCTCAAATGGAGCAATGTTCTTTTTATTTGAAGGACAGTTGGATATCTATAAACATATAGAAGGGAAACATACCAAACTACGGAGTATTTTGCCGGGTGAGTTTTTTGGAGAAATGGCGATTATCAACAACAGCCCACGCGCAGCATCTATTGTCACTGTTTCGGATTCGGCAAAGATTGGTGTGATCAACCGCAACTCCTTTGTTAAAATGAGCCAGGAAGCTCCGGAATTTCTTTTTTTGCTTTTGAAACGCGTCATTGAGCGACTTTATGAAACTGATTCTAAGATCAGAGCCATCAAACGGGCTAAAGACGACGCTAAATCTGGAAAAGTCACCGAAAATCCTATGAAGGATTCCCCCGCAGTAGACCCTGATTCCATACCAATGATCTCTGTGGACGATGTGATACCGAACTCAGAATGATCTTTTTTTTCTTTTGATTTTAAGGTGCTGCGATTGCAAGGTGATCTCTGAAACCACAGAGGCTTCACTTTGAGAAAGCAAAAATCCAATCGCCTTACAGACGTCTTCTGTGCTCAAATATGAGATAGGATCAGAGTCCTCGATACCAAAGTTCTTTGTTTCGTAAAACTTTGTATCGATCATTTCCGGAAGGATGCTACTCACCTTTACATCATACTTTCTAAGTTCAGCAAAAATTTCTCGTGCAAAGTGCAATAGCCCTGCCTTTGTAGCTGCATATATGGAACCCCAAGGTGATACTTGCACTGCTGCAATCGAGGATACAAAAATTATATGGCCTTTCTTTTCTTTCAAAGAACGTGTTAACTGCTGTGTAATGGCAATGGGAGCCTGAAAGTTTACAGCGATCATCTCTTTTAGTTGAACATCAGGGATTTCTTCCAATGGTGAAAAATGTGCAGTACCCGCATTGTGGACCAAAACATCAATGCCACCCAGACTTTTCAAAAAGTTTACCCAATCCATTACCTTTTTTTGGTCAGTTAAGTCCAAAATTTGGAAATGAAAGGAAGGATGTGAAAAGCCTTGTATCTGAGAGCGACCACAACCGTACACTTGGTAACCTTGGCCTAAAAGAAGTTTCACAATTGCAGAACCAAGACCTCCGCTAGCACCCGTTACTATTGCATTTTTTATCATGAATTTCCCTTTTTTTTGGCTTTTGCTTTCAAATAAAACTCTCCAGTGGCTACTTGATTTCCATTCAGAATGATGTGAATGCTATGTTTTCCTGGGTAATAAACTCGGGTGGTGATGGGACGAAAGGAATGGCTCTTGGTTTTCTCAAGCGAATTATTTGGGTCCAGAGTCGTTTCCCCGATTTGGAATACCTTCTCGCCATACTTACCATTTGCTAAAAGGAATTTGATTTTGTATTCGATCCTGATTTTTTCTTTTTGTTTGGAAGTATTTTGAAAGCGAATGAGAAAAGAAATGGATTCACCGATATGGATTGATTTTTGTTTAAACTGAAAATAAAGGTCTTTAGGTTTCCAGGAAGTGTTAAATAAAAACCTGGAAAGCACTTCTCTATCACCTCTCTTGAGTAGGGTCCTCAGTGCATGCCTCAATATTTTATCTCCTTCCTCTGAGATTCCTAAGCGAGACAGACAAAAGTCTTTGGTGAGGTCAGGCTGAAGTTTGGATATATCATTTAAGTGATTGGCAACACTTCGCCTAACAGTTTCATCTGAGTCGTTCCAATTTCTTTCTAGAATGGGTAGATGGATTTCTGGATTTGCTTTGATCTTTTGGATCCCGATTCCCCAGGGAAGAAAGGGTCTAGAACCTTCACTTGCAAGCCTTCGCACGTATGGATTTTTATGCTTCGCCCATTCTTTCATTTGCTGAACAGTTCCTAAAAAATCTTCTTGGTAGAAACGGCGGATCGCAAACTCAGCAGATGTGAATACCGTGATCTCTTCTAAAATTTTCATACTAGATTCAAATTCGGATACTCCTGTCTCTGATACAATCTCTGGTAAATAGATATGTGGAAAGTTAAAGTCTGGGACTCCTTTTTGGCGGAGTTTTTCTATGTACTGGATAAGGAGCAGATTTCTTTTCTCAAATGCCTTTGGAAGAAATTCTATGAATGCTAAACAAATCCTATGGATTCTATCCTTTAGTTCTAGGCCTTGCCATCCATTTTTTGTGATGAAAGAGACCATAGATTTGGCATCTAATTTCGGATATGTTTCTTTCAATGATTCAGTGATAAAGGTAATCATCTCCTTTGAATAGATATCCTTGAGAGCAGAAGACATAGGCTAGGGATGACAGGACTAGCTCACTTGACAAGCTTGAATTTAAAAATCAGAAAATCAAGACCTGCTAAGGTGATCAAACTCAAGAGAAAATAGTATGTTAGATAAAACCTATGGTGATTTTTTCTTTTTAAGGTATCAAACATATACTTTAACCAGGAAAGATATTCCCTCTTCCATGCTTTTCTTTCCATTTGATAGATAGAATAATCGTAGATGGCTGCGTCCAACTGGATAGAAGCCTCCCATAACCTTTTGGCATATTTTGCAGTCTTGAAATCCTGGTGGCTCTCGAAACTATTAGAATTGGAAAGTGAAACAACAATAACTCCAATTGAATTTTCATATTGCCGCAAAACTCTTTCGAGAGATTTATAATTTTGAACGCGAATCGCATATTCAATTGATAAGGATATCTTTTCCAAAGATTTGGAATCAAGTTGCATGGCTTTGGGTGAAAAGTCTTTTTCTGAAGATTCCCATTGCAACTTGCCGATCAAAAATACCGCAAATAAAGAAACTAAGATCACAACAATACCATGGAGCAAATAAATAAATCGAAACGATTTCATAAGCTAAAAGAGTCTTAATTGTTGTTTGAGAATATTTTGGTCAATCAAGGGATCTTTTTGTAACTCTAATCCCAAATCGTAAGCAGTTTGGCTTTTTCGATTCTGGGAAAGGGTATTTGCACCTGCAGCAATCAGTAATTTGGTGACTTCAAGTTTTTGAGGGTGCATGCTTGACATTGAATAATGGAGAGCAGTATTGCCCAAATAATCTTTTACATCTATCGATTGTTTTGCTCCTTTTGCCAAAAGAATTTTCACCATCTTTGGATCTCCATTTTTGACAAATAGATGCAGAACCGTTTGTTCGGTTAAATCTGTTTTATCATTTAGATTAATGGCTGAAGTCAAAACTGAGTTTAGGATTTCTGAATCCTTTACCTCAGACATATAATGTAAAACCGTAGCTTTCTCATCATCTTTTTGCCTTGGGTCCACACCTAAAGATACCAAGAGTGGGATGTATTCAAAACGATGGTTCAGTGCAGCCAGGTGTAAGGCAGTTCTACCATCCCGATCCTTTGCATTGGGATTTGCCCCCGACTTCAATATGGACTTTATTTTCTCCTCATTGCCCTTCCCTATCACAACTTGGTGCAGCCTTGTACGGAAAGAATCATTTTCAATTTTTGAAACAAAGTCCTTCACCGCAAAAAAAGGAATCAAAATGGGATAGAGTAAAACCTTTTCATACCATTTAAAATTTGGCTTCACATCCATGGCAAACAATCCTTGTGGCACCCAAAGGTAAATTAAAAGTAGGCTACAGATATAGAATCTAAACATTTTCATTCAGAAAAATTCTCTCTATCGCCGTTTAATATTCAATTGAAAAATTTGATTTCCACTGCTTTCAAAATTTATTCATTGTATCCAAATGATGAGTAATACTTTTAAAAACTTACTATTCCTAATATGGACTTCCGCCTTTTTTTCGTTGGGTTTCCCCTTCCTCTATTCAGAAACGCTTACACCTCAAAACCAGAAAGCAATTGAGGCCTTTTATAAAAAAGATTGGGCTGAA includes:
- a CDS encoding Crp/Fnr family transcriptional regulator; protein product: MAVKKENTINIFDFVNTVPTKLYKKGEIIVREGDASNEKMYFILNGVLSVGMGAPDQGNFHEVRKLSTGEFFGEIALISAHPRSMTVFIESDRAQLGILDKQNLIKIATTNPMFVYALLQTYVERLLEAEQKLKDLLDGT
- a CDS encoding Crp/Fnr family transcriptional regulator, whose translation is MGLKESLAKLSMVTLKRGEVLFKEGVPSNGAMFFLFEGQLDIYKHIEGKHTKLRSILPGEFFGEMAIINNSPRAASIVTVSDSAKIGVINRNSFVKMSQEAPEFLFLLLKRVIERLYETDSKIRAIKRAKDDAKSGKVTENPMKDSPAVDPDSIPMISVDDVIPNSE
- a CDS encoding SDR family oxidoreductase, whose translation is MIKNAIVTGASGGLGSAIVKLLLGQGYQVYGCGRSQIQGFSHPSFHFQILDLTDQKKVMDWVNFLKSLGGIDVLVHNAGTAHFSPLEEIPDVQLKEMIAVNFQAPIAITQQLTRSLKEKKGHIIFVSSIAAVQVSPWGSIYAATKAGLLHFAREIFAELRKYDVKVSSILPEMIDTKFYETKNFGIEDSDPISYLSTEDVCKAIGFLLSQSEASVVSEITLQSQHLKIKRKKRSF
- a CDS encoding DNA alkylation repair protein, with the translated sequence MITFITESLKETYPKLDAKSMVSFITKNGWQGLELKDRIHRICLAFIEFLPKAFEKRNLLLIQYIEKLRQKGVPDFNFPHIYLPEIVSETGVSEFESSMKILEEITVFTSAEFAIRRFYQEDFLGTVQQMKEWAKHKNPYVRRLASEGSRPFLPWGIGIQKIKANPEIHLPILERNWNDSDETVRRSVANHLNDISKLQPDLTKDFCLSRLGISEEGDKILRHALRTLLKRGDREVLSRFLFNTSWKPKDLYFQFKQKSIHIGESISFLIRFQNTSKQKEKIRIEYKIKFLLANGKYGEKVFQIGETTLDPNNSLEKTKSHSFRPITTRVYYPGKHSIHIILNGNQVATGEFYLKAKAKKKGNS
- a CDS encoding ankyrin repeat domain-containing protein, with the translated sequence MKMFRFYICSLLLIYLWVPQGLFAMDVKPNFKWYEKVLLYPILIPFFAVKDFVSKIENDSFRTRLHQVVIGKGNEEKIKSILKSGANPNAKDRDGRTALHLAALNHRFEYIPLLVSLGVDPRQKDDEKATVLHYMSEVKDSEILNSVLTSAINLNDKTDLTEQTVLHLFVKNGDPKMVKILLAKGAKQSIDVKDYLGNTALHYSMSSMHPQKLEVTKLLIAAGANTLSQNRKSQTAYDLGLELQKDPLIDQNILKQQLRLF